The Chitinophaga lutea genome contains the following window.
TTAAATACATGCGCACCGAGAACTGGCTGTACCGCTATCATGAAAGGGACGGGATTTTCCGCAGCTTCTCGGGCATCGTGCGGCGGGCGAAGTATTTCGAACACCCGGCCGACGTCCCTTTCGGCGTATTCGAACACCACTACCTGACGCTGGGCGACTGTTACCGCGAGTTTTTCCCCGACGCCCTGGCATTTATGAAAAACCAGGAGTAACGGGGGCCGAAGCGCTATTTATAAAAGAGGGACAGAACCGCCGCAATTGTTAACGAACATCCCCGGGGAAACCAAACAATACGTTTACCCTGCGTTTTTGGAAAGAATGAAATAGGGGCAGGATGTTCCGCGCGCGTCTGTCTACACCCGCCCCGCGCGTTTTGAGGATTTTGCAAAAACGCGTAGGTTTGGGGCAGATTTTAACATGAACACCCATTCAAAAGTACTACAGGTTATGAATACAGTTAAAAAGCTATTAGTTGCCGTGTGCCTGATATCCGCCACGCAGGTGGTAGCTGCACAGGATAAGAAAATGCCGCCCGTAGACCCCAGTCCCATGGACATGGCCTACTTCCCCGTAATGTACCCTTACGTGTGCAAGGTAAAGGGAGAGCCCGGCACCCTTGTGGCCCGTACCGTATTCAGCCGCCCGCAGAAAAAAGGGCGCCCGATTTTCGGCAACCTGGTGGAATATGGAAAAGTATGGCGGCTCGGCGCGAATGAAGCCACCGAAATCGAGTTTTTCCGGCCGGTGACCATCGGGGGCAAGCTGGTACCCAAAGGAAGGTATACCCTCTATGCCATTCCCAACGAAACAAAATGGACCGTCATCCTCAATAAACAAACCGACATCTGGGGATCTTACAAATACGACCAGGCCCTCGATCTGCTGCGTACAGACGTGCCGGTGACTCCCTCGGACGAAGAACTGGAAGCGTTCAGCATGGTGTTCGAAAAAGCGGGATACGGCGCCAACCTCCTGATGGGCTGGGACAAAACACAGGTAAGCCTGCCCATCCGCTGGGCTGAAACCCCGGCAACCGCCAACACCGGCAAGAAAAAGAAATAACCCACTTGTTATCAGCAACATAAAAAGGCAGCGGGTACCCGCTGCCTTTTTGTTTTATAATAATGTATGATAATGTGCATGAAAAAAGGCGGTAAGAATACCGCCTTCAGAAATTTTAACCATATCCTATGAAAAACCTACGGTAAAATTAAGCCAACAACCGTTACGGGAAAACCCGTTTCTGGTGAACGCATCAAATTTCCTCGTAAGTGAGCGGATATGGAAGGTGTGATAATTTTACGTTATCAAATTCCCCGCAAAGGCCCGTAGTATTTGGTCTGCGGGCGATGCGTACTACTACGTATGTGTTATCCCGTTATGGCATACGGGCGTAAAAGCAGGCCCCTCTGGCCCAAGATTCAAATTCCGTACCTTTGGTATTCCCATAAAATATAGCAAACCATGAAGTTAGGCACCAAACTGATACATGCCGGCGTGGAACCGGACCCTTCAACAGGGGCGATTATGACACCCATCTTCCAGACGTCCACCTACGTGCAGAAAGCGCCGGGCGACCATAAGGGCTACGAATACGCCCGTACGCAGAACCCCACGCGCGACGCCCTGCAGAACGCGCTGGCTGCCATCGAGAACGGCACACATGGTATTTGCTTCGGCAGCGGCCTCGCTGCGACCGACGCCGTCATCAAGCTTCTGGAGCCGGGCGACGAAGTGATCGCCTCCAGCGACCTTTACGGCGGCACTTACCGCATTTTTACCAAAGTATTTGCCCGCTACGGCATCAAATTCCATTTCGCCGATCTCCAGGACGCCAATAACCTGCGCCGGCACGTAAATGACCGTACGAAAATGATATGGGTGGAAACGCCCACCAATCCCCTGCTGAACATCATCGATATCGCCGCCTGTGCTGCCGTGGCCCGGGAGCGGAACATCCTGCTGGCGGTGGATAATACGTTCGCTTCCCCCTACCTGCAGAACCCGCTCGACCTGGGAGCCGATATCGTGGTGCATTCCGCCACCAAATACCTCGGCGGCCACAGCGACGTGGTGCATGGCGCGGTGATCGTGAAAAACGATGCGCTGGCGCAGCAGCTCGCCTTTATACAGAACAGCTGCGGGGCGGTGCCGGGCCCTCAGGACTGCTTCCTGGTGCTCCGGGGCCTAAAAACCCTCCATGTGCGCATGCAGCGGCACTGCGAAAACGGCGAAGCGGTGGCCCATTTCCTGCGGCAGCACCCGAAAGTGGGGAAGGTTTTCTGGTGCGGTTTCGAAGACCATCCCAACCATGCCGTGGCTAAAAAACAGATGCGCGGCTTCGGGGGGATGATTTCTTTCACCCTCAAAGACGATAGCATGGATGCCGCGCTGAAAGTGCTGAGCGGCACCAAACTCTTTTCCCTGGCCGAATCGCTGGGCGGTGTGGAATCGCTGATCGGCCATCCGGCCAGCATGACCCATGCTTCCATCCCCCGCGAGGAACGGATGAAAAACGGGCTGGTGGATTCGCTGATACGCCTCAGCGTCGGCATCGAAGACGCCGAAGATCTGATCAACGACCTGAAAGAGGCAATTGGTTGATAAACAGGGATTTTTAAAGTTGGCATAAACTACTTACTTTTAACGCATACACCTACGCCTCCCGGAAGTACCGGGAGGTTTCCATATACCGAAGAAGCCATGAAGTCCCAACAACTGAGAGAATATTTAGATGCCAAGGCAGCTTATTACAATCAGCCGGCGTTTGTAGAAGGGGATCCCATCTGCATCCCGCACCGCTACCGCCAGCTGCAGGACATTGAGATCGCCGGCTTTTTTGCCGCCATACTGGCCTGGGGCAACCGTACCACTATTATCAACAAGTGTACGGAGCTGATGGAGCTCTTTGACGACTCGCCGTATGATTTTATCCGGCATCACCAGCCCAGGGACCGTATGCGGCTGATGGGCTTCAAGCACAGGACCTTCAGCGGCCTGGACCTGTTGTATTTCGTGGAGTTCCTGCAGCACTATTACCAGAACCTGACGTCGCTGCAGTTTGCATTCAGCGGGCACATCACACCCGCAGACGCTAACGTGGAAAAGGCGCTCATCGGCTTCCGGCATATGTTTTTTGCGATGGAGCACCCGGAGCGCACCACTAAACACATTTCCACGCCGGCGCGCAACTCCGCCTGCAAGCGGCTCAATATGTATCTGCGCTGGATGGTGCGGAAAGACGAAAATGGCGTGGATTTTGGATTATGGGAGTACATTTCGCCCGCCCAGCTGATATGCCCGATGGATGTGCATGTGAGCAGGGTGGCCGCCAGGCTGGGCCTGATCGAAAAAGCAGACGCCAGCTGGAAAACCGCCGTGGAGCTGACAGACAGGCTCCGCGAGCTGGACCCTGAAGATCCCGTGAAATACGATTTTGCGTTGTTCGGATTGGGGGTGATTGAAAAATATGTGTAGATCAATTTATCAGGATAATGAAGAAACTTACCGTACTGCTGGCCATGTGCTGCTACGTTTTATCGCTCTCCGCGCAGGATTATGTGGAGCTGAATTACAAGTTTAAAACCGGTGATGCGTTTGAGTTGCAACAACAGAGCCGCAGCGAAACCTATATTACGGTAAATGATGTGATCCAGCGCACCACCCGCGACTACAACACCAAAATGAATGTGAAGGTGGCCGAAACCGGCGCCGGCTCTTTTGTGCTGCACTGGGCCTATTCAGACATCAAATTCAACTTCAACGCCAAAAACCAGAACATTTTCGTGGATGCGAAAGTGGCCAACGCCCAGGAGCCCCTCCAGGGCGCCCTGAAGCTGATACTGGACCAGCCTTTTACCGTGGAGATACAGTCCACCGGCATGATCAAGAACGTTACCGGCCTCGACGCGCTGATGGATAAAGCCTCCGCAGCCTTTTCCAGCCTGAAATCGGACGAACAGGCGGCTTATAAAAAGCTGCTGAAAGACCAGTTCGGCACCGACGCTTTCCGCTCCTGGCTGGAACAGCTCCTGGTGGTATATCCCGTTCACGGCATCAAAAACGGCACCCAGTGGGAAGAAAGCGTGCCACTGCGCACCGGTCTGAAAGGCAGGATAGACCTCTACTGGAACCTGAAGCACTGGGACAGCCAGACCGCCAAGATCGACGGCCAGGGCAATATCAAAACAGACAAGGTGGAAACCTTCACCGTGGAAGAAGGCATCCAGGCCACCGCCGCCATAGAAGGCACCCAAACCACCAACTACCTGATCAACCGCGAAAGCGGCATGCCCAGCATTTGTGTACAGAACACAGAAATGAAAGGGGAATATATTTACCTCGCCAACCGCAAAAAGCAACTGAAAAAAGACCTGAAAGTGCCGGTAAAGATCGTAACCAACGCTTCTTACAAGATCAAGCAGGTGAAATAATGGAAGACCGTTATCTACAGCAAACCGGGGCCTGGCTGCAGGAAAACGCCGGCATCCGTGTACCCGCCGCCGTGAGCATGGCCGACCTTGAAAAGATACTGGCGGAGAAACTGGAGATACTGGTGGAGCGGGACTTTCAGCAGTTCGTGCTGCTGCTGTACCAGGTGGATGTATCGGAACGGAAAGTGAAAGAGATTCTTGCCGCGCAAAACTACCCGGATGTTTTTATATCCATCGCCCGGCTGATCATCAGCCGGCAGACCGAAAAAATCAAAAGCCGCGAGAAATATAAACAGCCACCGGAAAACCTCCCGGACGATGAGGAGAAATGGTGAGCAGGCTGAATGTCTCCGGCACGGTAACGTGAATGAACCAGAACGGCATAAAAAAAGAGGGTGTTTCGCAACACCCTCTTTTTTATTTATCGAACATCAGTTCTTTTACTTTCGTTTTGTCTTCTTTTTCCTTATCCAGGTCGAAGAAGGTGCCGAACACCCGGTCCCAGAACGAGGAGCTTACGCCGAAGCCCTTCTCATCGTCTTTATAATGGTGCAGGTGGTGGTTGCGCCATACCGGCTTCATGAATTTGAACGGCGGGTTCCAGGCGTGGATGGCGTAATGCATGCTGCCGTAAATGAGGTAACCCAGGATGAACCCCGGCCAGAACATAAACGTGAGCCCGCCCATAACGAGGTACATCACCGCGAATATGATGGATGAAATGATGAGGCTGGGCACAGGCGGCATGAAGAGCCGCTGCCGGTCGCGGGGATATTCGTGGTGATTGCCGTGCAGCACGTACACGAACCGCGTCAGCCGTTTATTTTCCGTTACCAGGTGGAACAGGAAACGGTGCATCACATACTCAAAAAATGACCAGAAGAAAATGGCACCCAGGAAAACCAGCGTAATTTTCCCGACGCTGTAACCGAGGGTGGCATTGCTGTAATACAGCATATACCCGATGATGGGGAGATACATACCCCAGATTACAAGGGGATGGGTTTTGGTCAGCATTTCCAGATAACGGCTCTCAAACAATCGCGCCTGTCCTTTATTCTTGATCTTGTCGAATTTCATGACTCCCAAATTTTTGATTAAACCTTAATAATTCATCATTATGTAACAGGAGTAGGGAACTATTTGTTAGGTTATTGCCATTGCTGCCTGCATAAAATCACAGATGAAGGGACAACAACCGGGGTACTGTAACCAATTCATATTGTTTACCCTGCAAATATCGTATCAATTTCTCCAATTGTAAATAAAATTTATCTATTCTTCTCGGGTCCGTGCCTATATGTACCAGCAGCATAAAGCCGTTTAACCCCGCAGGGCGCTGGTTTTCAAAGTCTGTGACGGATTTCATGATACTGTCGCTGCCCCGGTAACTTTTCCCCATTTCGGGGTAGGTATAATCAGCCGTGCTCCGGGTGCCGGGGCTGAAATTCACCAGCTGCAGCCCCAGGGCGGCGGTCCATTTTACGATGGAATCGTTGTACCATTCATACGGCGGCAGAAAATAATGCGGGGCGGCTATGCCATGCCGCGCCATGGCCCGGTAATTCAGGGCGAGATCTTCTTCGAATTCCCGCCGGGTCACCAGCAGGCTGTCCCGTTTCACCCAGTCGCAGTACAACAGGTGCCGGCCGGAATGGCCCGCCAGGTAATGCCCGTCGTTTTTGAGGCGCCGGATAAGGGGGGCGAAGGCGGGGGTTTCGTAAAATGTGCCGGTCAGGAAAAACGAGGCGGGCACCTTGCATTTTTTCAGCACGGCGGCAATATGCTCGCCGCCGTCGGCAAACTCGTGGCCGGTAAACACGATGGCCAGCCGCCGGCGGGTGGTGTCGCCCCGGGTGATAGCCACCGGCGGTTGCCCCAGGCCGGCCGTGGCCTCTTCAAAAATACCGAGGTCGGGCGCGTGGGGGCGTTGGCGTTGCAGCTCGTATCCGTAAAAAATATCGCCCACTTCCTTAAAAAAGGGATATCCTTCCTCCTCGTACTCATATTTATTATCGTTCAGCACCCCGTCCCGGTTCACATAAATATTGGCGCTGAGCATAAACTCCACCTTGTTTTTGATGTCGGCGAAGTAAGCCACGTCTGTCAGGAATCCGTAGCTCCAGCCTGTTTTATTGAACACGCGGATGTGCGGGGGAATTTTGCCCCGGCCGGCTTTGAAGCGGAAAAATTTCGTGTAGCTGTCGAAAAACTCGCTGGTGTCGTACTTCGGGTGGTCGCTTTCAAAAGGGAGCGCGGCCATGTACCGGTACAGGAAGCGGTAGTCGTCGGGGCTGAGGTTGAAGCGCTGCGCGGCGGGTACGGAAGCGGGAAACAGCACCGACTGCAGCATCCGTTGCAGGTCCTGCAGCGGGGCATTGTTATGCCGCGTAAAATCCATCGGTTTATTGATCAGGGCATCGTTCCGGTCGTAGTGCTGCCGGCCCACGAACAGGGGCTTGCTGAAATCGTATACCAGCGTATTGACGGCGGCGGGCTGGCGGTAAACCGTATCGGCCCCCAGCACGAAATAAACGGGGTTGGTGTGCCGGTTCTCCTCTTCGGTCATCGGCACAAAACGGCGCACTATCCGCACATCAGGGTATCCTTTCGCCAACAGTTTTTCGCGGATGGTTTGCGGGCCGATGAACTCGTAAAGGCGGTTATAGGCGTCGTTGTCGCTGACGAGGAATATCTTTTTGATGTACTGGGCTATTGACGGCAGCCCGTTCTCCGCCGAGGTATCGCGCCGTACACGCGTTTGCCCGCTGAAAGCGCTGTCTGTCAACATCGGTGTGTATTTATCGATTCCCAGGCTGTTCAGTTTCTCCAGCGCCAGGAAAGCCAGCGGCATTTTGACCATGGAAGCGGGGTTGAAATAAACCGCTTTGTCGACATGATAATAATAATGCCTGAACGCCGGCCGGTTCTGCGCGTCGCGGTTGATCTGCGTGTAGATGAGCTGCACCTGGAAAGAATCGGGG
Protein-coding sequences here:
- a CDS encoding DUF2911 domain-containing protein, encoding MNTVKKLLVAVCLISATQVVAAQDKKMPPVDPSPMDMAYFPVMYPYVCKVKGEPGTLVARTVFSRPQKKGRPIFGNLVEYGKVWRLGANEATEIEFFRPVTIGGKLVPKGRYTLYAIPNETKWTVILNKQTDIWGSYKYDQALDLLRTDVPVTPSDEELEAFSMVFEKAGYGANLLMGWDKTQVSLPIRWAETPATANTGKKKK
- a CDS encoding cystathionine gamma-synthase, giving the protein MKLGTKLIHAGVEPDPSTGAIMTPIFQTSTYVQKAPGDHKGYEYARTQNPTRDALQNALAAIENGTHGICFGSGLAATDAVIKLLEPGDEVIASSDLYGGTYRIFTKVFARYGIKFHFADLQDANNLRRHVNDRTKMIWVETPTNPLLNIIDIAACAAVARERNILLAVDNTFASPYLQNPLDLGADIVVHSATKYLGGHSDVVHGAVIVKNDALAQQLAFIQNSCGAVPGPQDCFLVLRGLKTLHVRMQRHCENGEAVAHFLRQHPKVGKVFWCGFEDHPNHAVAKKQMRGFGGMISFTLKDDSMDAALKVLSGTKLFSLAESLGGVESLIGHPASMTHASIPREERMKNGLVDSLIRLSVGIEDAEDLINDLKEAIG
- a CDS encoding TIGR02757 family protein gives rise to the protein MKSQQLREYLDAKAAYYNQPAFVEGDPICIPHRYRQLQDIEIAGFFAAILAWGNRTTIINKCTELMELFDDSPYDFIRHHQPRDRMRLMGFKHRTFSGLDLLYFVEFLQHYYQNLTSLQFAFSGHITPADANVEKALIGFRHMFFAMEHPERTTKHISTPARNSACKRLNMYLRWMVRKDENGVDFGLWEYISPAQLICPMDVHVSRVAARLGLIEKADASWKTAVELTDRLRELDPEDPVKYDFALFGLGVIEKYV
- a CDS encoding DUF6263 family protein, encoding MKKLTVLLAMCCYVLSLSAQDYVELNYKFKTGDAFELQQQSRSETYITVNDVIQRTTRDYNTKMNVKVAETGAGSFVLHWAYSDIKFNFNAKNQNIFVDAKVANAQEPLQGALKLILDQPFTVEIQSTGMIKNVTGLDALMDKASAAFSSLKSDEQAAYKKLLKDQFGTDAFRSWLEQLLVVYPVHGIKNGTQWEESVPLRTGLKGRIDLYWNLKHWDSQTAKIDGQGNIKTDKVETFTVEEGIQATAAIEGTQTTNYLINRESGMPSICVQNTEMKGEYIYLANRKKQLKKDLKVPVKIVTNASYKIKQVK
- a CDS encoding sterol desaturase family protein yields the protein MKFDKIKNKGQARLFESRYLEMLTKTHPLVIWGMYLPIIGYMLYYSNATLGYSVGKITLVFLGAIFFWSFFEYVMHRFLFHLVTENKRLTRFVYVLHGNHHEYPRDRQRLFMPPVPSLIISSIIFAVMYLVMGGLTFMFWPGFILGYLIYGSMHYAIHAWNPPFKFMKPVWRNHHLHHYKDDEKGFGVSSSFWDRVFGTFFDLDKEKEDKTKVKELMFDK
- a CDS encoding serine hydrolase produces the protein MKDLLNKHASPQLRHILAHPDSFQVQLIYTQINRDAQNRPAFRHYYYHVDKAVYFNPASMVKMPLAFLALEKLNSLGIDKYTPMLTDSAFSGQTRVRRDTSAENGLPSIAQYIKKIFLVSDNDAYNRLYEFIGPQTIREKLLAKGYPDVRIVRRFVPMTEEENRHTNPVYFVLGADTVYRQPAAVNTLVYDFSKPLFVGRQHYDRNDALINKPMDFTRHNNAPLQDLQRMLQSVLFPASVPAAQRFNLSPDDYRFLYRYMAALPFESDHPKYDTSEFFDSYTKFFRFKAGRGKIPPHIRVFNKTGWSYGFLTDVAYFADIKNKVEFMLSANIYVNRDGVLNDNKYEYEEEGYPFFKEVGDIFYGYELQRQRPHAPDLGIFEEATAGLGQPPVAITRGDTTRRRLAIVFTGHEFADGGEHIAAVLKKCKVPASFFLTGTFYETPAFAPLIRRLKNDGHYLAGHSGRHLLYCDWVKRDSLLVTRREFEEDLALNYRAMARHGIAAPHYFLPPYEWYNDSIVKWTAALGLQLVNFSPGTRSTADYTYPEMGKSYRGSDSIMKSVTDFENQRPAGLNGFMLLVHIGTDPRRIDKFYLQLEKLIRYLQGKQYELVTVPRLLSLHL